One Catharus ustulatus isolate bCatUst1 chromosome 20, bCatUst1.pri.v2, whole genome shotgun sequence DNA window includes the following coding sequences:
- the LOC117005328 gene encoding probable low-specificity L-threonine aldolase 2 has product MRRAMARAAVGDDDYGEDPTVNELQRLAAGVLGMESALFVPSATMANLIAVMCHCQRRGAQLFLGQNTHLHLHEHGGAAQVAGVHSQALPDLPDGTFDLEQLELAIREAHSSRYYPRPELICLENTHSSAGGRALPLTYLSQVRGLADRYGLRVHMDGARLMNAAVAQGVEPAQIAQHCDSVSLCFSKGLGAPAGAVLAGRREFVSEAWRVRKLLGGGLRQAGVLAAAARLGLQHAERTLRRDHDNARRFAEGIHVLDSPLCSINLAAVETNIVMVNVQGPWPSPAELCDRLCAVSEEEVAETGQAVSVLLLPWSARTVRAVWHRNVSARDTELARRKLEFVARKCQEEFALGLHPVPPGAGGA; this is encoded by the exons ATGCGCCGCGCCATGGCCCGCGCCGCCGTGGGCGACGACGACTACGGGGAGGACCCGACCGTGAACG AGCTGCAGCGCCTGGCCGCGGGGGTCCTGGGGATGGAATCGGCTCTGTTCGTGCCCTCCGCCACCATGGCCAACCTCATCGCTG TGATGTGCCACTGCCAGCGCAGGGGGGCTCAGCTGTTCCTGGGCCAGAACACCCACCTGCACCTCCACGAGCACGGCGGGGCCGCGCAG gtggCCGGTGTGCactcccaggcactgccagaTCTGCCCGACGGCACTTTcgacctggagcagctggagctggccaTCCGTGAGGCCCACAGCAGCCGGTACTACCCGCGCCCTGAGCTCATCTGTCTGGAGAACACGCACAGCTCGGCGGGGGGACGGGCACTGCCCCTCACCTATCTCAGCCAG GTCCGTGGGCTTGCAGACCGTTACGGGCTGCGGGTGCACATGGACGGCGCACGGCTGATGAACGCAGCAGTGGCCCAGGGCGTGGAGCCAGCTCAGATTGCCCAGCACTGTGACTCTGTGTCCCTCTGCTTCTCCAAG GGCCTGGGTGCCCCGGCTGGGGCGGTGCTGGCAGGGCGCAGGGAGTTTGTCAGCGAGGCCTGGCGTGTGCGGAAGCTGCTGGGCGGGGGCCTGCggcaggcgggagtgctggCAGCCGCTGCCCGCCTCGGGCTGCAGCACGCGGAGCGGACGCTGCGCAGGGACCACGACAACGCCCGGCGCTTCGCAGAAG GTATCCATGTGCTGGACTCTCCCCTCTGTTCCATCAACCTGGCAGCAGTGGAGACCAACATTGTGATGGTCAATGTCCAGGGGCCCTGGCCGTcccctgctgagctctgtgaccGCCTGTGTGCCGTCAGCGAGGAGGAGGTGGCTGAGACTGGGCAGGCTGTCAgcgtgctgctgctgccctggtcAGCACGGACTGTGCGCGCGGTCTGGCACCGCAACGTCTCGGCCCGTGACACCGAGCTCGCCAGGAGAAAGCTGGAATTTGTGGCCAGGAAGTGCCAGGAGGAATTTGCCTTGGGACTGCATCCAGTGCCTCCAGGCGCTGGGGGAGCCTGA